caaagtgttgcttcattttgaAGGATTGTTTGCAGCACCAAATTCTGATGAGGGGTGAGGTGTAAATGCAAGTCTAGCACTTGTTGTGGTCGCATGGGTAGGTACCTGGAGGAGATTGGCGTGAAGGGATAAATGTttgagggatttgcagagagagcgACATGCCTGCACATACTTATTTACTTATCTCACTGTCTGGCATAGGACAGAGTTGGGTCTCAAGCATCGGATAATGGTCTGGAAGTGAATGGAGGATTAATCCAAAGATAATAGGGTTGATGTTTGGCAAAGAAAAATTGGAACCTGGGGTGGGGGAATTAAAATTGGTCAGAGCAAAGATTTCAAATTGATGGAAATTGGATTTTTATGGGGGAGAGATAGAAATAAAGGCATTATTGGGTTGGCAACCACAAGAATGTGCAAGGATGCGACTCTTCAGAACAGTTTGGTAAAATTTCCCTGCAATGCTCCAAACGGGACTGACATTCCTTGCTGTGCACCGGACACAGAAACCACTTTAGGGAAATCTGTTGAGCATTGCTCCATTCAATATCTACAATGGCCCAAGATAACTTAGAAATGGGATTATTAGTTTTCTTTGGAAAATATCCAATTTTAATTGCACATTCCTGAACAAACACCACAGCACAATCAAATATTGAGGCATATTTGGCTGAATAACAATGGGCCATTGTTTCACTGAAAGACAGATATAACAATTTCTCCaacatcacaatgcaaacatccTTTTATGGATAGATTAATTAttgtttaatttctttttccttgtgtGTTTCTTCTGTGATACTCAAAGTCTTAGAGGATTTTAATGATAAATAGTTTGAGAATGCCTTACCTAAATTGCTTTTTGCTTGAGAAATTGCTGTGGAATTGGGAGTTGAAATGATGAAAACTTCCTGACTGCTGAATACTTTGGAAGTTGAAGTCACTGTAAAACTCATTGAAGTGGCAGTGGCAGCTGAATGTTCTTCCCGGTCTGATGTCTGATTTGTCACTGTTCCTGCATCAGTAAAGGAATCTGTGGTGCTGGAAATGGAGATGTTATCTGTAATGTAACTGATAAACCCATTTAAGCTAAATGTTGAATTTTCGATTTGACTACCATTGCCATTGTTAGAAGTTTTTGTGAATACGAAATGGTCGCCATTGGAGAATTTGGAACTATTCATAGTCTCAGTAGCCATTGTTGAAGATGAAGTCAAAGTCTCCTCACTACTTGAATTGAAGCTGGGTACAGTTTCAAGATCTGGTGTTGAATTAGATCTACTAGTTGGATAAGCAAATGAAATATCACTGCCAGTTAGCACTGCCAAGGTACctagaataaaaaaagaaaaataattaggaTGCTATTGAAATAATGTTTCATGTCTAGATTTCTGAATTATTGCCTCAGTTATGCATCATTTGCTTCTAGTCCATACTACAAAAGCAAATTTCTGTTAGGACCTGTACTGAGCAACTAAAGTGATCTTGAATGATGAAGAGAAACTATCAGGATGACCTGACTGATGTGTGACTGATGGAAGAGTACGTAAGTACATTGACACTGGGTAGGGATTAACTGCAGTAGTTTGAGATG
This genomic window from Narcine bancroftii isolate sNarBan1 chromosome 3, sNarBan1.hap1, whole genome shotgun sequence contains:
- the LOC138758025 gene encoding uncharacterized protein isoform X3: MANLFYSYRLLIVGGTLAVLTGSDISFAYPTSRSNSTPDLETVPSFNSSSEETLTSSSTMATETMNSSKFSNGDHFVFTKTSNNGNGSQIENSTFSLNGFISYITDNISISSTTDSFTDAGTVTNQTSDREEHSAATATSMSFTVTSTSKVFSSQEVFIISTPNSTAISQAKSNLELTLIIAISIVMLITILLLMAFWVHKRKRRYSFELNHKTAEDANIPLSSPILQEGFELTPVTGKESNVEVEKVNEDKTNHCKASAPNASEEMKEKQNCETEMNHSPEVAGQESTDILDDWNFKSASSLFIDINLIDCVTDE
- the LOC138758025 gene encoding uncharacterized protein isoform X4 is translated as MERSSGRTLRACRQPDSGDPNLGFTADGQTPNLHPPRGTLAVLTGSDISFAYPTSRSNSTPDLETVPSFNSSSEETLTSSSTMATETMNSSKFSNGDHFVFTKTSNNGNGSQIENSTFSLNGFISYITDNISISSTTDSFTDAGTVTNQTSDREEHSAATATSMSFTVTSTSKVFSSQEVFIISTPNSTAISQAKSNLELTLIIAISIVMLITILLLMAFWVHKRKRRYSFELNHKTAEDANIPLSSPILQEGFELTPVTGKESNVEVEKVNEDKTNHCKASAPNASEEMKEKQNCETEMNHSPASLTALWSSC